The following are encoded together in the Equus quagga isolate Etosha38 chromosome 15, UCLA_HA_Equagga_1.0, whole genome shotgun sequence genome:
- the SNRNP48 gene encoding U11/U12 small nuclear ribonucleoprotein 48 kDa protein isoform X1 has product MEVEPPPVEERRRLQEELSEFVESCCRTLEEVTASLGWSLDRLDPGEAEAAEDEVVICPYDSNHHMPKSSLAKHMVSCQLRKLGYTKEEEDKMYNSDFFYENVKIPSITLNKDSQFQIIKQARTAVGKDGDCYNQRTYSSLPVEVPLNHKRCVCDLTQADRLALYDFVIEETKKKRSDSQIIENDSDLFVDLAAKVNQDNSRKSPKSYLEILAEVRDYKRRRQSYRAKNVHITKKSYTEVIRDVINVHMEELSSQWQEEQEKAEDAAEKNEERRSASVDSRQSGGSYLDAESSRHRRDRSRSPHKRKRNKDKDKNWDSRRRKERDGERHHSHKRRKQKI; this is encoded by the exons ATGGAGGTTGAGCCTCCTCCGGTGGAGGAGCGGCGGCGGCTGCAGGAGGAGCTGAGCGAGTTCGTGGAGAGCTGCTGCCGGACGCTGGAGGAGGTGACGGCGTCCCTGGGCTGGAGCCTCGATCGCCTGGACCCCGGGGAGGCGGAGGCGGCAGAG GATGAAGTTGTGATATGCCCTTATGACTCCAATCATCACATGCCTAAATCGTCTTTAGCAAAGCACATGGTGTCTTGTCAGCTGAGGAAACTGGGCTACACCAAAGAGGAAGAG gataaaatgtataattctgATTTTTTCTATGAGAATGTGAAGATACCTTCAATTACTTTGA aTAAGGACTCACAATTCCAGATAATTAAACAAGCTAGAACTGCAGTTGGAAAAGATGGTGATTGTTATAATCAAA ggACTTACTCTTCATTGCCTGTTGAAGTTCCTCTGAATCACAAACGATGTGTTTGTGATCTAACCCAAGCTGATCGTCTTGCCCTCTATGATTTTGTAATCGAGGAGACGAAGAAAAAGCGCTCTGATTCTCAAATTATTGAAAATGACAGTGATCTCTTTGTAGACTTGGCTGCCAAAGTCAATCAAG aTAATAGTCGAAAAAGTCCAAAATCGTACCTTGAAATCCTGGCAGAAGTGAGAGATTATAAAAGAAGACGCCAATCCTATAGAGCTAAGAATGTTCACATAACCAAGAAATCGTATACTGAG GTGATTCGGGATGTGATAAATGTGCACATGGAAGAACTCAGTAGTCAATGGCAAGAAGAGCAGGAAAAAGCAGAGGATGCTGCTGAAAA GAACGAAGAGAGGCGGTCAGCTTCAGTAGACTCACGGCAGTCTGGTGGAAGCTATTTGGATGCTGAGAGTTCACGACATAGAAGGGATCGAAGTAGGAGCCCACATAAacggaaaagaaataaagataaggaCAAAAACTGGGActcaagaagaaggaaagagag GGATGGGGAAAGACATCATAgtcataaaagaagaaagcaaaaaatatga
- the SNRNP48 gene encoding U11/U12 small nuclear ribonucleoprotein 48 kDa protein isoform X2 — MPKSSLAKHMVSCQLRKLGYTKEEEDKMYNSDFFYENVKIPSITLNKDSQFQIIKQARTAVGKDGDCYNQRTYSSLPVEVPLNHKRCVCDLTQADRLALYDFVIEETKKKRSDSQIIENDSDLFVDLAAKVNQDNSRKSPKSYLEILAEVRDYKRRRQSYRAKNVHITKKSYTEVIRDVINVHMEELSSQWQEEQEKAEDAAEKNEERRSASVDSRQSGGSYLDAESSRHRRDRSRSPHKRKRNKDKDKNWDSRRRKERDGERHHSHKRRKQKI; from the exons ATGCCTAAATCGTCTTTAGCAAAGCACATGGTGTCTTGTCAGCTGAGGAAACTGGGCTACACCAAAGAGGAAGAG gataaaatgtataattctgATTTTTTCTATGAGAATGTGAAGATACCTTCAATTACTTTGA aTAAGGACTCACAATTCCAGATAATTAAACAAGCTAGAACTGCAGTTGGAAAAGATGGTGATTGTTATAATCAAA ggACTTACTCTTCATTGCCTGTTGAAGTTCCTCTGAATCACAAACGATGTGTTTGTGATCTAACCCAAGCTGATCGTCTTGCCCTCTATGATTTTGTAATCGAGGAGACGAAGAAAAAGCGCTCTGATTCTCAAATTATTGAAAATGACAGTGATCTCTTTGTAGACTTGGCTGCCAAAGTCAATCAAG aTAATAGTCGAAAAAGTCCAAAATCGTACCTTGAAATCCTGGCAGAAGTGAGAGATTATAAAAGAAGACGCCAATCCTATAGAGCTAAGAATGTTCACATAACCAAGAAATCGTATACTGAG GTGATTCGGGATGTGATAAATGTGCACATGGAAGAACTCAGTAGTCAATGGCAAGAAGAGCAGGAAAAAGCAGAGGATGCTGCTGAAAA GAACGAAGAGAGGCGGTCAGCTTCAGTAGACTCACGGCAGTCTGGTGGAAGCTATTTGGATGCTGAGAGTTCACGACATAGAAGGGATCGAAGTAGGAGCCCACATAAacggaaaagaaataaagataaggaCAAAAACTGGGActcaagaagaaggaaagagag GGATGGGGAAAGACATCATAgtcataaaagaagaaagcaaaaaatatga